A portion of the Clostridium gelidum genome contains these proteins:
- a CDS encoding glycogen/starch/alpha-glucan phosphorylase: MLENNLNEILNKRFNKTISQASNEEIYLALLELTKGTINKKGTNKGKKKLYYISAEFLIGKLLSNNLINLGIYEEVKAVLAKNEKELLEIEEVELEPSLGNGGLGRLAACFLDSIATLGLNGDGVGLNYHFGLFKQVFEDHKQKATKNPWITSESWLNKSDIKFEVQFGGFNVKSTLYDIDVTGYDEASNKLRLFDIDTIDESLVEEGINFNKCDIMKNLTLFLYPDDSDEAGELLRIYQQYFMVSNAAQLILLEAEENGYDLHKLNEHVVVQINDTHPSMVIPELIRLLGENGIGMDEAIEIVSKTCAYTNHTILAEALEKWPIAYLQKVVPQLLPIIRELDNRIKKNFKYENVAIIDKDKRVHMAHMDIHYGFSVNGVAALHTEILKDEELKPFYDIYPDKFNNKTNGITFRRWLLHCNNELADYITKLIGEDFKKDADKLEDLAKYLDDKAVLNKLGEIKKNNKVILKNYLKETQNIEVDENSIFDIQIKRLHEYKRQQMNVLYIINKYLEIKKGKKPTTPITMIFGAKAAPAYIIAQDIIHTILCLQEIINNDQEVNKYLKVVMVENYNVTKASKLIPACDVSEQISLASKEASGTGNMKFMLNGALTLGTDDGANVEIHELVGDDNIYIFGESSEAVIEHYKKADYVSKDFYEKPAIKELVDFIIGNEMMEIGDKENLTRLHEELVNKDWFMTLLDIEDYIKTKDIAFKDYEDRETWNKKVLVNISKAGFFSSDRTIAQYNKDIWKL, translated from the coding sequence ATGTTAGAAAATAATTTAAATGAGATTTTAAATAAAAGGTTTAATAAAACAATTAGCCAAGCTAGCAATGAAGAAATTTATTTAGCTTTATTAGAATTAACAAAAGGAACAATTAATAAAAAAGGAACAAACAAGGGAAAGAAAAAGTTATACTACATCTCAGCTGAATTTTTAATTGGTAAGTTATTATCAAACAACTTAATTAACTTAGGTATTTATGAAGAAGTTAAGGCTGTATTAGCTAAAAACGAAAAAGAATTACTTGAAATTGAAGAGGTTGAATTAGAACCTTCTTTAGGAAATGGAGGACTTGGAAGATTAGCTGCATGTTTCTTAGATTCAATTGCAACTTTAGGATTAAATGGAGATGGAGTAGGATTAAATTACCACTTTGGTTTATTTAAACAAGTTTTTGAAGATCATAAACAAAAGGCTACAAAGAATCCATGGATTACTAGTGAAAGCTGGTTAAATAAATCTGATATTAAATTTGAAGTACAATTTGGTGGATTTAATGTAAAATCAACTTTATATGATATAGATGTAACAGGATATGACGAAGCTTCAAACAAGCTTAGATTATTTGATATTGATACTATAGATGAATCTTTAGTTGAAGAGGGTATAAATTTCAATAAATGTGATATCATGAAGAACTTAACATTATTCTTATATCCAGATGACAGTGATGAAGCTGGGGAATTATTAAGAATATATCAACAATACTTTATGGTAAGTAATGCTGCCCAATTAATTCTACTTGAAGCTGAAGAAAATGGATACGATCTTCATAAATTAAATGAACATGTAGTAGTTCAAATAAATGATACGCATCCATCAATGGTTATTCCTGAACTAATCAGATTACTTGGTGAAAATGGGATTGGAATGGATGAAGCTATTGAAATTGTATCTAAGACCTGTGCTTACACTAACCACACAATACTAGCAGAAGCTTTAGAAAAATGGCCAATAGCATATCTACAAAAAGTTGTTCCTCAATTATTACCAATAATTAGAGAATTAGACAACAGAATTAAGAAGAACTTTAAATATGAGAACGTAGCTATTATAGATAAAGATAAGCGTGTACACATGGCTCATATGGATATTCACTATGGATTCAGTGTAAATGGAGTTGCGGCATTACATACTGAAATCTTAAAAGATGAAGAATTAAAGCCATTCTATGATATTTATCCAGATAAATTCAACAATAAGACAAATGGTATAACATTTAGAAGATGGTTATTACATTGTAATAATGAATTAGCTGATTATATAACTAAACTTATTGGTGAAGATTTCAAGAAAGATGCTGATAAGTTAGAAGATTTAGCTAAGTATTTAGATGATAAAGCAGTATTAAATAAACTTGGAGAAATTAAGAAAAATAACAAGGTTATATTAAAGAACTACTTAAAGGAAACTCAAAATATAGAAGTTGATGAAAATTCTATATTTGATATCCAAATTAAGAGACTTCATGAATATAAGAGACAACAAATGAATGTTCTTTATATCATTAATAAATATTTAGAAATTAAGAAGGGTAAAAAGCCAACTACTCCAATCACTATGATATTTGGAGCTAAGGCTGCACCTGCTTATATAATTGCACAAGATATTATACACACCATTCTTTGTTTACAAGAAATAATTAATAATGATCAAGAAGTTAATAAGTACTTAAAGGTTGTTATGGTTGAAAACTATAATGTAACTAAGGCTTCTAAATTAATACCAGCTTGTGACGTATCAGAACAAATTTCTCTTGCATCTAAGGAGGCCAGTGGTACTGGTAACATGAAGTTCATGTTAAATGGGGCATTAACACTTGGAACAGATGATGGAGCTAATGTTGAAATTCATGAATTAGTTGGAGATGATAACATATATATCTTTGGGGAATCAAGTGAAGCTGTAATTGAACATTATAAGAAGGCGGATTACGTTTCTAAGGATTTCTATGAGAAACCTGCAATTAAAGAATTAGTAGATTTTATTATAGGTAATGAAATGATGGAAATTGGAGATAAAGAAAATCTTACAAGACTTCATGAAGAATTAGTAAACAAAGATTGGTTTATGACTTTACTTGATATTGAAGATTACATTAAAACTAAGGATATAGCATTTAAGGACTATGAAGATAGAGAAACTTGGAACAAGAAAGTGTTAGTAAACATCAGCAAGGCTGGATTCTTCTCTTCAGATCGTACAATTGCTCAATATAATAAGGATATCTGGAAACTTTAA
- a CDS encoding DUF2304 domain-containing protein → MNTFCLFISLTFLIMTILFIKKRRLEFGYSVLWSIVCIILIILSVNGEIVNYLSNCLGIIYAPAFLFLIGIMFSFIMIFYLMIIISDLKKKITKLIQVNALLDNKINERLK, encoded by the coding sequence ATGAATACATTTTGTTTATTTATTTCACTAACATTTCTAATAATGACTATTTTATTCATTAAAAAGAGAAGATTAGAATTTGGGTACAGCGTGTTATGGTCAATTGTATGTATTATATTGATAATATTATCTGTTAATGGAGAGATTGTTAATTATTTATCTAACTGTTTAGGAATAATTTATGCGCCTGCATTTCTATTTTTAATAGGAATAATGTTCAGCTTTATAATGATTTTTTATCTTATGATAATCATATCTGATTTAAAGAAGAAGATAACAAAACTTATACAGGTAAATGCTTTATTGGATAATAAAATTAATGAGAGGTTGAAATAA
- a CDS encoding response regulator transcription factor: MEKNTVLVVDDEKDIRDVIEIYLMNEGINVISACDGIEAIEKLKTNKIDLIILDVMMPNLDGIRTCLKIREEKKLPIIMLSAKIEDSDKILGLNVGADDYVTKPFNPLELTARVKSQLRRYINFSEEKKQNEDEIIIDGLTLNKASREVFVDGNFVRLTPLEFSILEVLALNRGRVLSTEQIYEQVWNESFNNADNTVAVHIRNIREKIEINPKDPKYIKVVWGVGYKIEK, translated from the coding sequence ATGGAAAAGAACACCGTGCTTGTAGTAGATGATGAGAAAGACATTAGAGATGTAATTGAAATTTATTTAATGAACGAAGGAATAAATGTAATTAGTGCTTGTGATGGAATTGAAGCCATAGAAAAACTAAAAACTAATAAGATTGATTTAATAATTTTAGATGTTATGATGCCAAATTTAGATGGGATAAGAACATGTTTAAAAATTAGAGAAGAGAAAAAATTACCCATTATTATGCTCTCAGCTAAAATTGAAGATAGCGATAAAATATTAGGACTTAATGTAGGAGCAGATGATTATGTGACCAAGCCTTTCAATCCTCTTGAACTAACTGCAAGAGTAAAATCTCAGCTTAGAAGATATATAAATTTTAGTGAAGAAAAGAAACAGAATGAGGATGAAATAATAATAGATGGACTTACTTTAAATAAAGCTTCAAGAGAAGTTTTCGTAGATGGAAATTTTGTCAGGCTTACTCCTTTGGAATTCTCAATATTAGAAGTACTTGCGTTGAATAGAGGTAGAGTGTTGAGCACTGAACAGATATACGAACAGGTATGGAATGAATCTTTTAATAATGCTGATAATACGGTAGCAGTTCATATAAGAAATATAAGAGAAAAAATAGAGATAAATCCAAAAGACCCGAAGTATATCAAAGTTGTTTGGGGAGTGGGGTATAAAATTGAAAAATAG
- a CDS encoding aldo/keto reductase codes for MVNVTLGRTGITVNRNGFGALPIQRVSTEEAVKLLRKAYDSGINFFDSAKVYTDSEYKIGLALSDVREKIIISTKTMSTTVEGFWRDLENSLTTLKTDYIDIYQFHNPSFCPKPNDGTGLYEAMLEAKKQGKIRFIGITNHRLSIAEEAVLSGLYDTLQFPFSYLADKKDENLVKLCKEKNIGYICMKALSGGLITRSDVAYAYLSEFENTLPIWGVQRENELDEFISYIENPPIMTAEIKDYIENERKELVGEFCRGCGYCMPCPAGIEINNCARMSLLLRRSPAEGHLSEEGQAKMKKIEDCIECGNCKAHCPYGLDTPNLLKRNYEDYKTFLVKEVSKE; via the coding sequence ATGGTAAATGTTACATTAGGAAGAACAGGAATAACAGTAAATAGAAACGGATTTGGAGCTCTTCCAATTCAACGTGTTTCTACAGAGGAAGCAGTAAAGCTACTCCGAAAAGCATATGATAGTGGTATTAATTTTTTTGATTCAGCAAAGGTTTATACTGATAGTGAATATAAAATTGGTCTTGCTTTAAGTGATGTTAGGGAGAAAATTATTATTTCAACAAAAACAATGTCCACTACTGTAGAGGGATTTTGGCGTGATTTAGAAAATAGCCTTACTACGCTTAAAACAGATTATATAGATATTTATCAGTTTCATAATCCAAGCTTTTGCCCTAAACCAAATGATGGAACTGGACTTTATGAGGCAATGTTAGAGGCAAAAAAACAAGGGAAAATTCGTTTTATAGGTATTACAAATCATAGACTTTCTATAGCTGAAGAGGCTGTTCTATCAGGGCTTTACGACACTTTACAATTCCCATTCAGCTATCTTGCTGATAAAAAAGACGAGAATTTAGTAAAGCTATGCAAAGAGAAAAATATAGGTTACATATGTATGAAAGCATTGTCTGGTGGACTTATAACAAGAAGTGATGTTGCTTATGCATATCTTTCTGAATTTGAAAATACTTTACCTATTTGGGGTGTTCAACGAGAAAATGAACTTGATGAATTTATTTCGTATATAGAAAATCCTCCTATAATGACAGCTGAGATAAAAGACTATATTGAAAATGAAAGAAAGGAGCTCGTAGGTGAATTCTGTCGTGGTTGTGGATACTGTATGCCATGTCCAGCAGGTATAGAAATCAACAACTGTGCAAGAATGTCTTTGCTTCTTCGTCGATCTCCAGCTGAAGGACATCTTTCAGAAGAAGGGCAGGCTAAGATGAAAAAGATTGAAGATTGCATAGAGTGTGGAAATTGTAAGGCCCATTGTCCTTATGGTCTTGATACTCCAAATCTTTTAAAGAGAAACTATGAGGATTATAAAACATTCTTAGTAAAAGAAGTTTCTAAAGAATGA
- the rbr gene encoding rubrerythrin, translating into MKSLKGSKTAENLMKSFAGECQARTRYTYYSSIAKKEGFVQIANIFLETAEQEKEHAKRFYKFLKEDFVDEAIEIQASFPVSFHKETLKNLLAAAAGENEEWTELYPSFAKVAEEEGYPEVAIAYRRITEVEERHEIRYNKLAKNIEEGKVFKKDEIALWKCGNCGYIFEGKEAPVVCPACIHPQAYFEVFVENY; encoded by the coding sequence ATGAAAAGTTTAAAGGGAAGTAAGACAGCAGAAAATTTAATGAAATCATTCGCAGGTGAGTGCCAAGCTAGAACTAGGTATACATATTATTCTAGTATTGCTAAAAAGGAAGGTTTTGTACAAATTGCAAATATATTTTTAGAAACAGCAGAGCAAGAAAAAGAACATGCTAAAAGGTTTTACAAGTTTCTTAAAGAAGATTTTGTTGATGAAGCAATAGAAATACAAGCATCTTTTCCAGTTTCATTTCATAAAGAGACATTAAAAAATTTACTTGCAGCAGCTGCAGGTGAAAATGAAGAATGGACAGAACTTTACCCAAGCTTTGCAAAGGTTGCAGAAGAAGAAGGGTATCCAGAAGTTGCAATAGCTTATAGAAGAATAACTGAAGTAGAGGAACGTCATGAGATAAGATACAATAAACTTGCTAAGAACATTGAAGAGGGAAAAGTATTTAAAAAAGACGAAATAGCTCTTTGGAAATGTGGTAATTGTGGATATATATTCGAAGGTAAAGAGGCACCAGTTGTTTGCCCAGCTTGCATACACCCACAAGCATATTTTGAAGTGTTTGTAGAAAATTATTAA
- a CDS encoding helix-turn-helix domain-containing protein, with the protein MDNSFTENYHPFKSDSNLFSNDISFLIELRAKPQIIEIIKEKHLEEISENISIQDKKNNLIIWNAMYTREIVGNGILTKYLHPVYNKFYTLIQSLNTLKELQELEIKMIDTYINLLINDVEVKDNFVINRILKHLHLNIESQISLKKLASEVNLSEGYISDCFKKHMGITIMKYAKKIRIDRGKVLLVTTNSSILEIALTLGFHDQSHFHKVFKSFTGVSPSEYRNKNFG; encoded by the coding sequence TTGGATAATTCATTCACAGAAAATTATCATCCCTTTAAATCGGATTCTAATCTTTTCAGTAATGATATCTCTTTTCTTATTGAACTCAGAGCAAAGCCACAAATAATAGAAATAATCAAAGAAAAACATTTAGAAGAAATATCCGAAAACATATCAATTCAAGATAAAAAAAACAATTTGATTATTTGGAATGCCATGTATACTCGAGAGATAGTTGGAAATGGAATCTTAACAAAATACCTTCACCCTGTATACAATAAATTTTATACTTTAATCCAATCGCTTAATACCCTGAAGGAGCTTCAAGAGCTTGAAATAAAAATGATAGATACTTATATAAATTTACTTATTAATGATGTTGAAGTAAAAGATAATTTTGTTATAAATAGAATTCTCAAGCACTTGCATCTTAATATAGAAAGTCAAATATCTTTAAAGAAATTAGCTAGTGAAGTAAATTTATCTGAAGGTTATATCTCTGATTGTTTTAAGAAGCATATGGGAATAACTATTATGAAATATGCAAAAAAAATTAGAATAGATCGAGGTAAAGTACTACTTGTAACTACAAATAGTAGCATTTTAGAAATAGCCTTAACTCTAGGCTTTCATGATCAAAGTCATTTCCATAAAGTCTTCAAATCCTTTACTGGAGTCTCTCCTTCTGAATATAGAAACAAAAATTTTGGATAA
- a CDS encoding bacteriohemerythrin encodes MLIWKDSYSIDMDLIDTQHKHLFDIGNQAYSLLKNGLKVDKYDEIIVIIEDLRSYTKYHFKCEEEYMLQVNYSGYEDQKKEHDAFIKKIDAIRLYDIDRNQQKYIEDLLGFIFNWILEHILQKDKLIMS; translated from the coding sequence ATGTTAATTTGGAAAGACAGTTATTCAATTGATATGGACTTAATTGATACTCAGCATAAACATCTTTTTGATATAGGTAATCAAGCCTATTCTCTATTAAAAAACGGCTTAAAAGTGGATAAATATGATGAAATAATTGTGATAATTGAAGATCTAAGAAGTTATACCAAGTATCATTTTAAATGCGAAGAGGAGTATATGCTTCAAGTTAATTATTCTGGATATGAAGATCAAAAAAAAGAACATGATGCTTTTATAAAAAAAATAGATGCTATACGTTTATATGATATTGATAGAAACCAACAAAAATATATAGAGGATTTGCTCGGCTTTATATTTAATTGGATTTTAGAACATATATTACAAAAAGATAAGCTTATAATGTCTTAA
- a CDS encoding glycosyltransferase family 2 protein has translation MKYLAIIPAYNEGANIYNVVKNIKNSNFEFDIVVINDGSQDNTYSEAKRAGAKVINLSNNLGIGGAVQTGYLYAYNNNYDAAIQIDGDGQHDSKELNKLVEELKKNEADIVIGSRFVEKSEYRPSLFRNIGIKYFSMIVSFLCKMPYYDTTSGYRIVNRKALEYFINYYPQDYPEVETIVYAVKNGLKVKEIMVNMNQRQGGKSSITPLKSLYYMVKVTLALIINPTSKGVLS, from the coding sequence ATGAAGTACTTAGCAATAATACCAGCTTATAATGAAGGCGCCAATATTTATAATGTGGTAAAAAATATAAAAAACAGTAATTTCGAGTTTGATATTGTGGTTATCAATGATGGATCACAAGATAATACATACTCTGAAGCAAAAAGAGCAGGAGCAAAGGTAATAAATTTATCAAATAATTTGGGTATTGGAGGTGCTGTGCAGACTGGATATTTATATGCTTATAACAATAACTATGATGCTGCAATCCAAATTGATGGTGATGGTCAACATGATTCTAAAGAATTAAATAAACTTGTTGAAGAATTAAAAAAGAATGAAGCAGATATAGTGATTGGATCAAGATTTGTTGAGAAAAGTGAGTATAGACCTAGCTTATTTAGAAATATAGGAATAAAGTACTTTTCGATGATTGTATCTTTTCTTTGCAAAATGCCTTATTATGATACAACCTCAGGTTATAGAATAGTTAATAGAAAGGCTTTAGAGTATTTTATAAACTATTATCCACAGGATTATCCGGAGGTAGAGACCATAGTATATGCTGTGAAAAATGGGTTAAAGGTAAAAGAAATTATGGTAAATATGAATCAAAGACAGGGTGGTAAATCTTCTATAACCCCTTTAAAGTCATTATATTATATGGTAAAAGTAACCTTAGCATTAATAATTAATCCAACAAGTAAAGGAGTACTTTCATGA
- a CDS encoding class I SAM-dependent methyltransferase gives MNLSDFRFNSLFDDWADKYDETVYMKDGQYEEVFKNYTEILNETVKHIAKYQGATVLDIGAGTGNLTTVAAKAGYNTIGIEPNSKMRDIATKKYPSISFLSGTFLSLSIDDNSVDAIINSYAFHHLTDSEKKDSIKILKSKLRNNGTIIITDTMYDSIETKEAIIKDAYNKNFVALAHDLETEFYTTHEILTEIFESEGFTVSYQQMNKFVWILTAKLG, from the coding sequence ATGAATCTATCAGATTTCCGCTTTAATTCTCTGTTTGATGATTGGGCAGATAAATATGATGAAACTGTTTATATGAAAGATGGCCAATATGAAGAAGTATTTAAAAATTATACTGAAATATTGAATGAAACTGTTAAGCATATTGCGAAATATCAAGGTGCCACTGTACTTGATATTGGTGCTGGAACTGGAAACTTAACTACGGTTGCAGCCAAAGCTGGCTATAATACTATAGGTATTGAACCAAATTCTAAAATGCGTGATATAGCTACAAAAAAATACCCTTCTATATCATTTTTATCTGGGACATTTTTATCATTGTCTATTGATGATAATAGTGTAGATGCTATTATCAATAGTTATGCATTTCACCATCTTACAGATTCTGAGAAAAAAGACTCTATTAAGATATTAAAAAGCAAACTAAGAAATAATGGAACTATAATTATCACAGATACTATGTATGATTCTATTGAAACTAAAGAAGCAATAATAAAAGATGCATATAATAAGAATTTTGTTGCTTTAGCACATGATCTTGAAACAGAATTTTACACAACCCATGAAATCTTAACTGAAATATTTGAATCTGAAGGGTTCACTGTAAGCTACCAACAAATGAATAAATTTGTTTGGATTTTAACTGCTAAATTAGGTTAA
- a CDS encoding ArnT family glycosyltransferase, whose translation MFSLRDEKKKTKYSLLVIEIIFIIVGMISILKYGNSLLLGSLEKFDNDDVKYIRSAWNLIDNKILSYENIKESTVYIMPGLTFVLAFFMMIFGKMQGIVAFKIFQLILQAGSIYLIFLIGRKVFSSRVGLIASIIDVIYVPELFVVNTILMECICKFLFLLLIYISIYAIKTKSSKLYIAGGIIWAISCLFKPTMAGYPIVILFMWIKSKYKFSEILKYTTLVLIIFCTIMSPWWVRNYKEFNSVIPFTKSTGNPFLQGTFINYDDSEGWGVPYVKSENAIKNDQNEIKAGLQRLQKYGAEQPIKYIFWYTIGKTFFFWRGPFYWRTIFNIPSLIAISIHVIILLLGILGIVKASKNNLNVALVIGVVLLLNLIYLPFYTFERYSYMAMPLVMLFAALSIDEIIKKKRKLLRWKRTPCL comes from the coding sequence TTGTTTAGCTTAAGAGATGAAAAAAAAAAAACAAAATACAGTTTATTAGTTATAGAGATTATTTTTATTATAGTGGGTATGATTTCTATTTTGAAATATGGGAATTCACTTCTTTTAGGAAGCCTTGAGAAGTTTGATAATGATGATGTTAAATATATTAGAAGTGCATGGAATCTAATAGATAATAAAATATTATCTTATGAAAACATTAAAGAGTCAACAGTTTATATTATGCCAGGTTTAACTTTCGTGTTAGCCTTTTTCATGATGATTTTTGGAAAAATGCAAGGGATAGTAGCATTTAAGATTTTTCAGCTGATACTTCAGGCAGGTAGCATATACCTGATATTTCTAATAGGTAGGAAAGTTTTTAGTTCTAGAGTGGGACTTATAGCTTCAATAATAGATGTTATATATGTTCCAGAATTATTTGTTGTAAATACAATACTAATGGAATGCATATGTAAGTTTTTATTTCTGCTTCTAATATATATAAGTATTTATGCTATAAAGACAAAGAGCAGTAAGTTGTATATAGCAGGAGGTATTATATGGGCAATATCATGTTTATTTAAACCAACAATGGCTGGGTATCCTATAGTAATTTTATTTATGTGGATAAAGAGTAAGTATAAGTTTTCTGAAATACTTAAATATACTACATTAGTATTAATAATTTTTTGTACAATAATGTCACCTTGGTGGGTTAGAAACTACAAGGAATTTAATAGTGTTATACCTTTCACAAAATCAACTGGTAATCCTTTTTTACAAGGAACATTTATAAATTATGATGACAGTGAAGGCTGGGGAGTACCATATGTAAAAAGTGAAAATGCTATTAAAAATGATCAAAATGAAATAAAAGCAGGATTGCAAAGACTTCAGAAATATGGAGCAGAACAACCCATTAAATATATTTTTTGGTATACTATAGGTAAAACATTTTTCTTTTGGAGAGGACCTTTTTATTGGAGGACAATTTTTAATATACCGTCTCTAATAGCAATTAGTATTCATGTAATAATTTTATTATTAGGAATTCTAGGTATAGTAAAAGCATCCAAAAATAATTTAAATGTAGCCCTAGTGATTGGGGTAGTGTTATTATTAAACCTAATATATTTACCATTCTATACATTTGAAAGATATTCATATATGGCAATGCCTTTAGTAATGTTATTTGCAGCTCTTAGTATAGATGAGATTATAAAAAAGAAGAGGAAGTTATTGAGATGGAAAAGAACACCGTGCTTGTAG
- a CDS encoding EamA family transporter, with amino-acid sequence MNYLLLFINIIMLVSGQVLWKIGVSKMHFELSPKGIIGAILNPYILGGGILYVFATVIWLYLLSRTELSKIYPLQSLCYIFGAIAGVILFKECFTLNKAFGLIFILAGAGLIVLK; translated from the coding sequence ATGAATTATTTATTGCTTTTCATTAATATAATCATGTTGGTCTCAGGACAAGTTTTATGGAAAATTGGAGTAAGTAAAATGCATTTTGAATTATCACCTAAAGGAATTATAGGAGCTATATTAAATCCTTATATACTTGGTGGAGGTATACTGTATGTTTTTGCTACAGTAATTTGGTTGTATTTGTTGTCTAGAACTGAGCTGAGTAAAATATACCCGCTTCAAAGTTTATGTTATATATTTGGAGCAATAGCAGGAGTGATTTTATTTAAAGAGTGTTTTACTTTAAATAAAGCATTCGGTCTTATATTTATTTTAGCTGGTGCTGGTTTAATTGTCTTAAAATAA
- a CDS encoding sensor histidine kinase, with protein MKNRIKKVLFGSITRELLLAIIVSLGVVVIGIMIAIAMFYDNASKDTTVKMGADANSLYVQVAKYVTRDDEGCNEFFKTLGEYYEYDAAITDANGNIILKTENVNTDKMDTEKVKQILQHSRYNRNDTFYQRYEIKLDNKDAQLFVWKTPQPDQIANLNKIILFIGIIPVIIVVLLIYILTRRKTKYIKEICSGIEIISQGNLDYIIDKKGVDELSILSDKINSMSIDLKNIMEEERNAQRFKSELITNVSHDLRTPLTSLIGYIQLANDEKTSLKDKEKYIEISLQKSNKLKNLINDLFEYSKLESGGIKLEKEEVNIIEIIEQSIGELSILARERNMTFSKNFSKSIILKVDPNKIGRVFENIISNAVKYSTEGSTIHIEVFEKNDGVIISFENAIDEEFEENAERLFDRFYRADKARNSEQGGSGLGLAIAKNIIELHGGIIWAESEEKIFRINIKLY; from the coding sequence TTGAAAAATAGGATTAAAAAAGTTTTATTTGGAAGTATTACTAGAGAACTACTATTGGCTATTATAGTGAGCTTAGGGGTGGTTGTTATAGGAATAATGATTGCTATCGCAATGTTTTATGACAATGCTTCCAAAGATACTACTGTTAAAATGGGAGCAGATGCTAACAGCTTATATGTCCAAGTAGCAAAGTATGTAACGCGAGATGATGAGGGCTGTAATGAATTTTTTAAGACGTTAGGTGAATATTATGAGTATGATGCTGCAATCACTGATGCTAATGGGAATATAATTTTAAAAACAGAAAATGTAAATACAGATAAAATGGACACTGAAAAAGTTAAGCAAATCCTTCAACACAGTCGTTATAATCGAAATGATACATTTTATCAAAGATACGAAATAAAACTTGATAATAAGGATGCACAACTTTTTGTATGGAAGACACCACAACCAGATCAAATTGCTAATCTGAATAAAATAATATTATTTATAGGTATAATTCCAGTAATCATAGTAGTATTGCTTATATATATTTTAACTAGAAGAAAAACTAAGTATATAAAAGAAATATGTAGTGGCATAGAAATAATTTCACAGGGAAATCTTGATTATATAATTGATAAAAAAGGTGTAGATGAATTATCAATACTATCAGATAAGATTAATAGTATGTCTATTGATTTAAAAAATATAATGGAAGAGGAGAGAAATGCACAAAGATTTAAAAGTGAACTCATCACAAACGTATCTCATGATTTAAGGACTCCGCTGACTTCTTTAATTGGATATATACAACTAGCAAATGATGAGAAAACTTCATTAAAGGATAAAGAAAAATATATTGAAATATCTCTACAAAAATCAAATAAATTAAAAAATCTTATAAATGATTTATTTGAGTATTCAAAGCTTGAAAGTGGAGGAATTAAACTTGAAAAGGAAGAAGTTAATATTATTGAAATAATTGAACAAAGCATAGGCGAACTTTCTATACTTGCTAGAGAACGAAACATGACTTTCTCTAAAAACTTTAGTAAAAGCATTATTTTAAAGGTGGATCCAAATAAAATAGGTAGAGTATTTGAGAATATAATTTCCAATGCTGTGAAGTATAGTACCGAAGGAAGTACTATACATATTGAAGTTTTTGAAAAGAATGATGGCGTAATAATTAGCTTTGAAAATGCAATAGATGAAGAGTTTGAAGAAAATGCAGAAAGATTATTTGATAGGTTTTATAGAGCAGATAAAGCTAGAAATTCTGAACAGGGTGGTTCAGGATTGGGACTCGCTATTGCCAAGAATATTATAGAACTGCATGGGGGAATAATATGGGCAGAATCTGAAGAGAAAATTTTTAGAATTAACATAAAACTATATTAA